GCAGCGCCCTGGCCGACTGCATGCGCCCGGACCGCATAATCGTCGGCACCCTCGACGAAGTGGCCCATGACCAGTTGGCCGAACTGTACGCGCCGTTCTGCCGCAATCACGAAAAGCTGATGTTCATGGACAACCGCAGCGCCGAGCTGACCAAGTACGCCGCCAACGCCATGCTCGCCACCCGCATCAGCTTCATGAACGAGCTGGCCAACCTCAGCGAACACCTGGGCGCCGACATCGAGGCGGTACGCCGGGGTATCGGCTCCGACCCGCGCATCGGCTACCACTTCATCTACCCCGGCTGCGGCTTCGGCGGCTCGTGCTTCCCCAAGGACATCAAGGCCCTGCTGCACACCGCCGCCCACAGTGGCATGCCGCTGCGCCTACTGCAGAGTGTCAGCGAGGTCAACGACCAGCAGCGGCGCATCCTCTTCGCCAAGCTCAAGCAGCGCCTCGGCGGTCTGGCGGGCAAGTCCATCGCCCTGTGGGGCCTGGCGTTCAAGCCCAACACCGACGACATGCGCGAAGCGCCCAGCCGCTACCTGATGGAAGCGTTGTGGGCCGAAGGCGCCACGGTGCGCGCCTATGACCCCGAAGCCATGGACGAATGCCGGCGCCTGTACGGCTATCGCGACGACCTGCAGCTGTGCGCCACCCGCGACGACACCTTGCAGGACGCCGACGCCCTGGTGATCTGCACCGAGTGGAAAAATTTCCGCGTGGTCGACTTCTCGATGCTCGCCAGCAAGCTGCGCGAGCGGGTGATCATCGATGGTCGCAACCTGTACAACCCGGAGCAGGTGGCCGCCCACGGCCTGCACTACAGTGGCATCGGCCTGCGCCAGGTCAGCCCGCAGGCGGATGCGCCATGAAAGTGCTGGTCACCGGCGCAGCCGGTTTCATCGGTGCCCACACCTGTCGCCAGCTGTTGCTCGAAGGGCACCAGGTGGTGGGGCTGGACAACTTCAACGACTACTACGAGCCGTCGCTCAAGCATGCCCGCGTGCACTGGGTACGCCAGACAGTAGGGGACTTTCCGCTGCACTGTCTGGACCTCGGCGACCGCGACGGCATGGCCAGGCTGTTCGCCAGCGAACGCCCGGAAGTGGTGGTACACCTTGCGGCCCAGGCTGGTGTGCGCTATTCGCTGCAGAACCCGCAGGCCTACCTGGAAAGCAACCTGGCCGGCTTCCTGAATGTGCTCGAGGGCTGCCGTCGGCACCCGGTCAAGCACCTGCTGTACGCCTCGTCCAGTTCGGTGTATGGCGCCAACCAGCAAACGCCATATCGCGTCGAAGACGCCGTTGACCACCCGCTGTCGCTGTATGCCGCCACCAAGAAGGCCAACGAGGCCATGGCCCACAGCTACAGCCACCTGTACGACATTCCTTGCAGCGGCCTGCGCTTCTTTACCGTGTACGGCCCGTGGGGCCGCCCGGACATGTCGCCGATGCAGTTCGCCAAGGCGATCAGCGAAGGCCGGCCGATCCAGCTGTTCAACTATGGCCGCCACCAGCGCGACTTCACCTACATCGACGACATCGTCGAGAGCCTGGTACGGCTGATTCCCCTGCCCCCGGTCGCCGACCCGCAGTGGGATGCGCTGAACCCGGATCCGGCCAGCAGCCATGCGCCGTGGCGGCTGTACAACATCGGCGGGCAGCGTCCGGTGGAGCTGCTCGACTACCTGGCCTTGCTCGAGAAACACCTGCAGCGCAACGCGGTGATCGAACTGCTGCCGCTGCAACCAGGCGATGTGCTGGCCACCTGTGCCGATGCTAGCGCCCTGGCCAGGGTCACCGGATTCACCCCACAGATAGGTCTCGATGAGGGGCTCAGGCGCTTCGTCGCCTGGTTCAAGAGCTACTACTCGCCCGCCGCCAGCGAAGCGGCGCCCACGGGCGAGCAGCCGAATCAACGGAGGGCGGTATGACAGGACAACCCAAGAGCGCGCAACTGCAGGCGCTGTACCAGGACAAACGCATGGACCCGGCGCACCGGCAGCGCATCGATGCCGCCATCCACATGCAGGGCCGCGGCTGGATCACGGGGCGCGCCGGTGGCCGTCCCTGGACACTGTCGCGTACCAACCGCGTGCTGTCGTGCCTGGCCGCGCTGACTCTGCTGTTACTGCTGTCGCCGCTGTTCCTGGTACTGGCGCTGCTGATCAAGCAGTCCAGCGCAGGCCCGGTGTTCTTCGTGCAAAAGCGCACCGGCTACCGTGGTCGCGCTTTCGGTATGTACAAGTTCCGCACCATGGTGGCCAACGCCGAGGCGCTCAAGGACTCGCTGCGCCACCTGAACAAGCACGGCGCCGAATCCATCGACTTCAAGATCGACAAAGACCCGCGCATCACCTCGATAGGCGGCTGGTTGCGCCGCAGCAGCCTGGACGAGCTGCCCAACCTGATCAACGTGGTCACCGGCGACATGCGCCTGGTCGGCCCGCGCCCCACTTCGTTCAACGCCTACCGCTACCACGACAACCACCTGGCGCGACTGTCGATCTACCCGGGCATGACCGGTCTGTGGCAGATCTCCGGGCGCAGCAACATCGATTTCGACCAACGTGTGGAGCTGGACCTGAGTTACATCAACGAACAGAGCCTGATGCTGGACCTGAAGATCCTGCTCAAGACCCCGTTCAAAGTCTTCACTGGCCACGGAGCAAGCTGAGATGGACGGTTCATCCTCGAGAAGCCTGACGATCGCTACCCCAAGCGAGACCAACCTGACCGCCACCGTGCTCGACCTCGACCAGCGCACCCTGCTGCTGACCGCGGCCAACACCGGCAGTGGCACCAGTACCAGCGCCCTGGCCTTCGCCAGCCAGCTGGCGCTCATGAGTGCCGGCAACGTGCTGCTGATCGACGCCAGCCTGGCACCTGGCGGCCTCAGCCAGCAACTGGGCCTGAGCAAACTGCGCGGCTACAGCGACCTGCTGTTCAACCAGGACACCCCGCCGCTGGCCCAGGACTGCATCGTGCGCCTGTCCGACCAGCCGTTCGACGTGCTGCCGGTGGGCACCTGGAAACGCGGCCGCGACCGCCTCGACCCCGAGCAATTGCGCGTGCTGCTGCACCAGTTGAGCAATCAGTACCGCTTCGTGGTGATCGACGGCGAGGCCATCTACGCCAGCGCCGACAGCCTGGTGATCGGCACCCTGGTCGACGGCGTGATCCTGGTGGTGTGCGCCGAGGAGACCCGCTGGGAAGTGGCCCAGGCCGCCAGCCAGCGCCTGACCCAGGCCGGCGCGCGATTGATCGGCAGCGTGTTCAACAAGCGCAAGTACTACATGCCCAAGTGGCTGTACGAAAATCTCTGAGAGGCCGCACAGGATGAACGCCATGAGATATCCCTCGATTGCCCTGTGCGTGCTGGCCCTGGCCGGCTGCGCCAGCCAGGAAAACCGCGAGATGCCGGTGCAGATCCTCACCGCGCCTCCCGCCGAAAGCCAGGCCACCGAAGTCGCCCGCCGCGAGCAGGTACTGCGCCCGCAGGACGTGCTGGAAGTGATCTTCCACGTCAGCAACCGCTCGGCCGGGGCCTACCGCATCCAGTCCGGCGACACCCTGGACCTGAACTTCATGGCCGCCAGCGGCCTGAACGGCAACCAGCTGGTGCAGCCCGACGGCACCATCACCCTGCCCAGCACCAATGCCGCCGTGCGCGTCGAAGGCATGACCCCTGGCGAAGCCGAAAGCGCCATCCGCCAGGCCTACCAGGACAAGCGGGTATTCAAGCCCAACCGTGACCAGGTCACCGTGCGCGTGATGAGCCCGATGACCGACGAGGTCAACCTGAAGAACGCCCTCAGCCACCCCGGCACCGGCATGAGCCGCGACATCACCGTGGGTAACGACGGCCGCGCCACCTTCCCGGAAATCGGCTCGGTGCCGCTGCAGGGCATGACCGTCAACCAGCTGCGCGACTACCTCAACGAACGCTACGCCACGTTGCCCGGGCGCATGAGCGTAGACGTACTGCTCAAGTCCACCGCCGCCAACGAGATCTACGTGCTCGGCGAAGTCGGCCAGCCCGGCGCCTTCCAGATCCGCCGCCCCGTCTCCGTGCTCGAGGCGCTGACCCTGGCCCGCGGCCCTACCCTCAAGGCCAAGCTCGGTTCGGTGGTGATCATGCGCCGCGAAGGCAACACCGTGCATGCGGTCAACTACGACGTCGACCAGGCGCTCTCCGGCGGTAGCCAGAAACTCGCCTACCTGCAGCCCGAAGACATGCTCTACGTGCCCAAGACCAAGCTTGCCAGCGCAGCCGAGCTGTCCCGGCAACTGGCCGACGTGGTGCTGTTCCAGGGCTTCGGCTTCAGCTTCAGCTACCGCGTCGACAATAAAGAAAGCGACGACTGACCGGGGGACGGACCATGACCACGCAACCGAAAGAAAACTACGTACATGAGTTCTTCCGCATCTTCTTCGCCAACCGCCAGTTGGTGAAACGGGTGTTCCTGGTGTTCGCGGTGATCGCCGTGCTGTTGCCGCTGGTGCTCAAGCAGAGCTACGACATCACCGCCGAAGTCATCGTGCAGTCCAAGAAGCTTTCGCAGAGCGACACCACCTCGGCGCTCAGCCAGCAGGCCGACCAGTTCATCCCGCCGTCGCTGGCCGACATGGAGACCGAGAGCAACATCCTGCGCTCGCCGA
This sequence is a window from Pseudomonas maumuensis. Protein-coding genes within it:
- a CDS encoding sugar transferase — protein: MTGQPKSAQLQALYQDKRMDPAHRQRIDAAIHMQGRGWITGRAGGRPWTLSRTNRVLSCLAALTLLLLLSPLFLVLALLIKQSSAGPVFFVQKRTGYRGRAFGMYKFRTMVANAEALKDSLRHLNKHGAESIDFKIDKDPRITSIGGWLRRSSLDELPNLINVVTGDMRLVGPRPTSFNAYRYHDNHLARLSIYPGMTGLWQISGRSNIDFDQRVELDLSYINEQSLMLDLKILLKTPFKVFTGHGAS
- a CDS encoding polysaccharide biosynthesis/export family protein codes for the protein MRYPSIALCVLALAGCASQENREMPVQILTAPPAESQATEVARREQVLRPQDVLEVIFHVSNRSAGAYRIQSGDTLDLNFMAASGLNGNQLVQPDGTITLPSTNAAVRVEGMTPGEAESAIRQAYQDKRVFKPNRDQVTVRVMSPMTDEVNLKNALSHPGTGMSRDITVGNDGRATFPEIGSVPLQGMTVNQLRDYLNERYATLPGRMSVDVLLKSTAANEIYVLGEVGQPGAFQIRRPVSVLEALTLARGPTLKAKLGSVVIMRREGNTVHAVNYDVDQALSGGSQKLAYLQPEDMLYVPKTKLASAAELSRQLADVVLFQGFGFSFSYRVDNKESDD
- a CDS encoding CpsD/CapB family tyrosine-protein kinase, whose protein sequence is MDGSSSRSLTIATPSETNLTATVLDLDQRTLLLTAANTGSGTSTSALAFASQLALMSAGNVLLIDASLAPGGLSQQLGLSKLRGYSDLLFNQDTPPLAQDCIVRLSDQPFDVLPVGTWKRGRDRLDPEQLRVLLHQLSNQYRFVVIDGEAIYASADSLVIGTLVDGVILVVCAEETRWEVAQAASQRLTQAGARLIGSVFNKRKYYMPKWLYENL
- a CDS encoding UDP-glucose dehydrogenase family protein, which gives rise to MDVSVFGTGYVGLVQAAALADVGHRVLCVDVDTHKINQLRQGVPPISEPGLSDLLEDNIKEGRLLFSTQASDAVSHAELIFIAVGTPPDEDGSADLTHVLNVTRQIAALMETDHTLIIKSTVPVGTADQVMALARDELQRLGKGQLQVRVVSNPEFLKEGSALADCMRPDRIIVGTLDEVAHDQLAELYAPFCRNHEKLMFMDNRSAELTKYAANAMLATRISFMNELANLSEHLGADIEAVRRGIGSDPRIGYHFIYPGCGFGGSCFPKDIKALLHTAAHSGMPLRLLQSVSEVNDQQRRILFAKLKQRLGGLAGKSIALWGLAFKPNTDDMREAPSRYLMEALWAEGATVRAYDPEAMDECRRLYGYRDDLQLCATRDDTLQDADALVICTEWKNFRVVDFSMLASKLRERVIIDGRNLYNPEQVAAHGLHYSGIGLRQVSPQADAP
- a CDS encoding NAD-dependent epimerase, which translates into the protein MKVLVTGAAGFIGAHTCRQLLLEGHQVVGLDNFNDYYEPSLKHARVHWVRQTVGDFPLHCLDLGDRDGMARLFASERPEVVVHLAAQAGVRYSLQNPQAYLESNLAGFLNVLEGCRRHPVKHLLYASSSSVYGANQQTPYRVEDAVDHPLSLYAATKKANEAMAHSYSHLYDIPCSGLRFFTVYGPWGRPDMSPMQFAKAISEGRPIQLFNYGRHQRDFTYIDDIVESLVRLIPLPPVADPQWDALNPDPASSHAPWRLYNIGGQRPVELLDYLALLEKHLQRNAVIELLPLQPGDVLATCADASALARVTGFTPQIGLDEGLRRFVAWFKSYYSPAASEAAPTGEQPNQRRAV